The Verrucomicrobium spinosum DSM 4136 = JCM 18804 genome includes a region encoding these proteins:
- a CDS encoding hybrid sensor histidine kinase/response regulator, which translates to MSSSSDIQQRVLAAFRLEYREQVAVLRSLVEAWPLAEGPLFDEAFRMAHSMKGGARVCDLLDVEHLAHDLESLLSEVAKRHVPADDAAKERMIQIIDEVDDLMILECSGATGLGTDASMTPTESFVNQEPEVASHSELEPGDRLPVAKKAVPTGGGGHDSLRIHAGHLDRLLQSSGQLVAEASRQEALGRELEELFEQTEALRRSSDRNTAGPAELHAGLVALSKQLQRVRLQQQQAGWSLRTLGERQLEEVRHIGMVPINTVFEGFPKMMRDLAAETGKKVDFTINGGELQADRAVLQSLKDPVMHALRNAMAHGIESPSRRRATGKDETGAVRLDIEVIGQVLRLSVSDDGQGVDLSSVRAQALRNRLVTPEVAENLEDFQWLDILFEPRFSTTAEVTRVSGRGVGLSVVKDRATQLQGSARMLQNPGGGCQLIVEVPVSVSTHRLLLVRTAGRTFALGMRGLDSLHRVTNVHTVEGRSVIMHEGRPVPLVTLGPACGLPPSLVRHEDGHLLVAVLKGDRPLALNVEEFVGETSALIKALPHPASLSPHFSGAIFLEGGEVALVINLPGLMQRFLGATLREEKPAATVRKKPVVLVVDDSFTARTLQKSILEAAGYAVRVAVNGKAAYDMLRADPVDAVVSDVQMPEMDGFQLLSAMKNHSRLADLPVVLVTSLNSREDQERGLALGADAYIVKERFDHRELLDTIRQLV; encoded by the coding sequence GTGTCGTCCTCTTCTGACATCCAACAGCGTGTGCTCGCGGCGTTCCGTTTGGAATATCGTGAGCAGGTCGCCGTGCTCCGCTCGCTGGTGGAGGCCTGGCCCTTGGCGGAGGGGCCCTTGTTCGATGAGGCATTCCGCATGGCCCATAGCATGAAGGGTGGGGCGCGGGTCTGTGATCTTCTGGATGTAGAACATCTGGCGCATGATCTTGAAAGCCTGCTTTCTGAAGTGGCCAAAAGGCACGTTCCGGCGGATGACGCCGCGAAAGAACGGATGATCCAGATTATTGATGAGGTGGATGACCTCATGATTCTGGAATGCAGCGGGGCAACCGGCCTGGGCACCGATGCGAGCATGACGCCGACAGAGTCTTTCGTGAACCAGGAGCCTGAAGTGGCGTCCCATTCCGAGCTTGAGCCCGGAGACCGCCTGCCTGTTGCCAAAAAGGCGGTGCCGACGGGCGGGGGCGGGCACGACAGCTTGAGGATCCATGCAGGTCATCTGGACAGGCTGTTGCAATCCAGTGGACAACTCGTGGCAGAGGCCTCAAGGCAGGAGGCCTTGGGCCGTGAACTGGAAGAGTTGTTTGAGCAAACCGAGGCGCTGCGGCGATCCAGTGACCGCAATACGGCGGGTCCGGCAGAACTGCACGCTGGCCTGGTGGCGCTGAGCAAGCAGCTCCAGCGTGTGCGATTGCAGCAGCAGCAGGCGGGATGGTCTCTGCGTACATTGGGCGAGCGCCAGTTGGAAGAAGTGCGTCACATTGGGATGGTCCCCATCAACACCGTCTTTGAGGGATTTCCCAAGATGATGCGTGATCTGGCGGCCGAGACCGGGAAGAAAGTGGATTTCACAATCAACGGTGGCGAACTGCAAGCAGATCGTGCCGTGCTGCAATCTCTAAAGGATCCCGTGATGCACGCTCTTCGGAACGCGATGGCGCATGGGATCGAGTCGCCCTCCAGACGTCGAGCGACGGGGAAAGATGAGACTGGAGCGGTCCGGTTGGACATTGAGGTAATCGGACAGGTGCTGAGGCTTTCGGTCTCGGATGATGGCCAGGGGGTGGATCTTTCTTCAGTGCGTGCGCAGGCGCTGCGTAATCGTCTGGTGACTCCAGAGGTGGCCGAAAACTTGGAGGACTTCCAGTGGCTGGACATTCTTTTTGAGCCACGTTTTTCCACGACGGCGGAGGTCACCCGTGTCTCGGGGCGGGGAGTTGGCCTGTCCGTGGTGAAAGACCGCGCCACCCAGTTGCAGGGCTCTGCACGCATGCTGCAAAACCCGGGAGGGGGCTGTCAGTTGATCGTGGAAGTGCCTGTAAGTGTGTCCACCCATCGCCTCCTGCTGGTGCGTACGGCGGGGCGGACCTTTGCGCTGGGCATGCGTGGGCTGGATTCGCTGCATCGGGTGACGAATGTGCACACCGTGGAAGGACGCTCCGTGATCATGCATGAAGGACGGCCCGTCCCCCTGGTGACGCTGGGGCCTGCGTGCGGGTTGCCGCCGAGTCTGGTTCGTCATGAGGACGGTCACTTGCTCGTGGCGGTTTTGAAAGGGGATCGACCCCTGGCTCTCAATGTGGAGGAGTTCGTGGGTGAGACCAGTGCCCTCATCAAGGCCCTGCCGCATCCGGCTTCGTTGTCGCCGCACTTCTCAGGTGCCATTTTTCTGGAAGGGGGCGAAGTGGCTCTGGTCATCAATCTTCCGGGTTTGATGCAACGTTTCCTTGGAGCCACTTTGCGCGAAGAGAAGCCTGCGGCGACGGTCAGAAAAAAGCCGGTCGTCCTGGTGGTGGACGACTCCTTCACTGCCCGTACGCTTCAGAAATCCATCCTGGAAGCTGCCGGCTACGCAGTACGGGTGGCTGTGAATGGAAAAGCCGCCTATGACATGCTCAGGGCGGATCCGGTGGATGCGGTGGTGTCCGACGTTCAGATGCCTGAGATGGACGGTTTCCAACTGCTGTCTGCGATGAAGAATCACTCCCGCCTCGCTGATCTGCCCGTCGTGCTGGTCACTTCCCTGAACAGCCGTGAGGATCAGGAGCGCGGTCTGGCCCTGGGTGCCGATGCTTATATCGTGAAGGAGCGCTTCGACCACCGCGAATTGCTTGATACCATACGACAGCTGGTCTGA
- a CDS encoding putative ABC transporter permease subunit has translation MTLTISAFMLLYMTAAYLLVNRGLSFVHALPLLGPLLTERMLYLLFFFFFLMLVMSNAAITGISLFRRQETGWHLSLPMPHGSIVIWKTIEGLLISSWGLILLSAPILAGFGRIFEAGPFFYISSLAAVVCLIALASNVSTWFLLMVVKFYRPWWLKVGGTLVLGMVVYIIWQIRDSQTGQFVSSDVATNVRQILGHTQICTHPLLPSSWVAEVVIASGRELPGRAMFFTLLLLSNAMAAWILTALVANRYFYPSWNRALQHSELRNIANGQAVFANHNTRPEFLLRRVTPFRRSTLALVGKDALTFLREPMQWGQCTLIFGLLLLYTSNLRNLGYNYKDPTWSAIISHLNLTVCCLAMSTLTTRFVFPQFSLEGQRLWILGLAPFPLTRVIQQKLWLNLAASTPLTTLLVVVSCFSLKLPLHRAVFFVSAIVLMTVGLNALALSLGTLLPNLRETNSAKIVSSFGGTLCLVASFFYIAIAMTVLIVPTVISRRAASPMPLENIYGLEASAIGALFILTVLIGGIPYYFALRRTKTLANLGEL, from the coding sequence ATGACGCTCACCATTTCAGCCTTCATGTTGCTGTACATGACAGCAGCCTACCTGCTGGTGAACCGGGGCCTCAGCTTTGTTCATGCCCTCCCCCTACTGGGGCCGCTCCTTACCGAACGAATGCTCTACCTGCTGTTTTTCTTCTTTTTCCTGATGCTGGTCATGTCCAACGCGGCCATCACAGGGATCAGTCTTTTCCGCCGCCAGGAGACGGGCTGGCACCTGAGCCTGCCCATGCCTCATGGCAGCATCGTGATCTGGAAGACCATTGAGGGTCTGCTCATTTCCAGCTGGGGCCTCATTCTGTTGAGCGCTCCCATTTTGGCAGGGTTTGGCAGGATTTTTGAAGCCGGCCCGTTCTTTTACATCTCCAGTCTGGCAGCCGTCGTGTGCCTCATCGCCCTCGCCTCCAATGTCAGCACCTGGTTTCTGCTCATGGTGGTCAAGTTTTACCGCCCTTGGTGGCTGAAGGTGGGAGGCACTCTGGTCTTGGGCATGGTGGTTTACATCATCTGGCAGATTCGCGACAGCCAGACGGGGCAGTTTGTCTCCAGCGACGTGGCCACCAACGTGCGACAGATCCTCGGGCACACGCAAATCTGCACCCATCCTCTCCTCCCAAGCTCATGGGTGGCCGAGGTGGTGATCGCCTCTGGACGCGAGCTCCCGGGCCGGGCAATGTTCTTCACCCTGTTGTTGCTGAGCAATGCCATGGCCGCATGGATCCTCACCGCCCTGGTCGCCAACCGTTACTTTTACCCCTCCTGGAACCGCGCACTTCAGCACTCGGAGCTGCGCAACATCGCCAACGGTCAGGCGGTGTTTGCCAACCACAACACCCGGCCCGAGTTCCTGCTGCGCAGAGTGACCCCCTTCCGCCGCAGCACCCTGGCCCTGGTGGGCAAGGATGCCCTTACGTTTCTCCGCGAACCCATGCAGTGGGGCCAGTGCACGCTCATCTTCGGCCTGCTCTTGCTTTATACCTCGAACCTGCGCAACCTGGGCTACAATTACAAGGACCCCACCTGGAGCGCCATCATCAGCCACCTCAACCTCACGGTGTGCTGCCTCGCCATGTCCACCCTCACGACGCGTTTTGTCTTCCCCCAGTTCAGCCTGGAGGGGCAGCGTCTTTGGATACTGGGCCTTGCCCCTTTTCCTCTCACCCGCGTGATCCAGCAAAAGCTGTGGCTCAATCTCGCCGCTTCCACACCGCTCACCACCCTGCTGGTGGTAGTGTCATGCTTCAGCTTGAAGCTGCCTCTGCATCGCGCCGTGTTCTTTGTATCCGCCATCGTCCTCATGACCGTCGGTCTCAATGCCCTTGCCCTCTCTCTGGGCACCCTGCTGCCTAATCTAAGGGAGACGAACTCTGCCAAGATCGTGTCCAGCTTCGGCGGCACCCTTTGTCTGGTGGCCAGCTTCTTCTACATTGCCATCGCCATGACGGTGCTCATAGTCCCCACTGTGATCAGTCGCAGGGCGGCTTCTCCCATGCCTCTGGAAAATATTTATGGATTAGAAGCATCGGCCATTGGAGCACTGTTCATATTAACAGTACTTATTGGTGGAATTCCATACTATTTCGCCCTTCGCCGCACGAAAACCCTCGCAAACTTAGGAGAGCTGTAA
- a CDS encoding response regulator, with translation MPEHRSHIVLVEDSASQALKLISLLEAEGWLVTWVSTAEEAFITLRDKRPDLVLLDYYLPGMRGDEVCRRIRMHVDSRSLPIVILTAQEDKELQGLDSGADDFILKSGNPEYLLLRVRTLLQKARPEGRIFAGGDTGFRTARLLAIDDSPTFLEHLRGELEREGYKVDTALDPLTSLDLVRKNKYDGVIIDLLMPKMDGFEVCRRINELRHQLEVPLITIVLTGAESRDNLFRALEAGADDFVGKSGDYAILKGRIRALLRRKFYEEENSRILHEFRARELEAARERVAKEAAEARAALVEELQQREEELRSSREELKRANEAKDQFLAVLSHELRTPLSPVLAVVAEWCDRPQVPEELRRDLQMVKRNIDLEARLIDDLLDLTRIIKGKMEMRDDEVDLRELLSHAVEICRESRTGLDRIVTHDTAAQTRVRGDAMRLTQVLWNLLRNAVKFTPEDGTVRVSLKSVASGTAGGDAVVIEVADNGIGIAAEDIGRIFDAFDQGNRTVTRQFGGLGLGLAISKAIVELHHGTLTAASAGRDMGATFTLTLPLFKGHAVSDLVLPACQPSSAPVATSAKPAGLRILLVEDHEDTREVMRQLLQRRGHVVLVARSVATALAVLEDGEPVDLLISDLGLPDGSGLDLMKSIRARLPLRAIALSGYGMEDDHRRSREAGFQEHLVKPVNFSDLLKAIDRLR, from the coding sequence ATGCCTGAGCATCGCAGCCATATCGTCCTGGTGGAGGATTCTGCCAGCCAGGCACTCAAACTGATTTCCCTGCTGGAAGCTGAAGGCTGGTTGGTGACCTGGGTTTCCACCGCGGAGGAGGCCTTTATTACGCTGCGCGACAAGCGGCCAGATCTGGTGCTGCTGGACTACTATCTGCCCGGCATGCGGGGGGATGAGGTCTGCCGTCGCATCAGAATGCATGTGGACAGCCGCAGTCTTCCGATCGTGATCCTCACAGCCCAGGAGGACAAGGAACTGCAAGGGTTGGACAGCGGCGCTGATGATTTCATTCTCAAGTCAGGCAATCCGGAGTATCTGCTGCTAAGGGTCCGGACGCTTCTGCAAAAGGCACGCCCTGAGGGGCGCATCTTTGCCGGGGGTGACACCGGCTTCCGGACGGCCCGCTTGCTGGCCATCGATGACAGCCCCACCTTCCTGGAACATCTGAGGGGTGAGCTGGAGCGGGAGGGATACAAGGTGGACACTGCACTGGATCCCCTGACCAGCCTGGACTTGGTGAGGAAGAACAAGTACGACGGCGTCATCATCGATCTCCTCATGCCCAAGATGGATGGGTTCGAGGTCTGTCGCAGAATCAATGAGCTGCGCCACCAGTTGGAGGTGCCGCTCATTACGATCGTGCTGACCGGAGCGGAGTCCCGGGACAACCTCTTTCGTGCCCTGGAGGCAGGGGCTGACGACTTTGTGGGCAAGTCAGGCGACTACGCAATCCTCAAGGGGCGGATACGGGCTCTGCTAAGACGGAAGTTTTATGAGGAGGAAAACTCACGCATCCTTCATGAATTCCGTGCCCGGGAACTGGAGGCGGCGCGGGAACGCGTGGCCAAGGAGGCCGCAGAAGCCCGGGCGGCCCTTGTTGAAGAACTACAGCAACGGGAGGAGGAGCTGCGCAGTTCCAGGGAAGAACTGAAGAGAGCCAACGAGGCGAAGGACCAGTTTCTGGCGGTGTTGAGCCACGAGCTGCGCACACCGCTCAGCCCGGTGCTGGCAGTCGTGGCAGAGTGGTGTGACCGCCCCCAGGTGCCTGAGGAACTGCGACGTGACCTTCAGATGGTGAAGCGTAATATAGACCTGGAGGCGAGGCTGATCGACGATCTTCTGGACCTGACCCGGATCATTAAAGGCAAGATGGAGATGCGGGATGATGAGGTGGATCTGCGCGAACTGTTGAGCCACGCCGTGGAGATATGCCGTGAGTCTCGCACGGGACTGGACCGCATTGTCACTCATGATACTGCTGCACAGACCCGGGTGCGAGGGGATGCCATGCGTCTCACTCAGGTGTTGTGGAATCTTCTGCGCAATGCCGTGAAGTTCACTCCAGAGGACGGCACGGTTCGTGTGAGTCTGAAGTCCGTAGCATCCGGGACCGCTGGAGGTGATGCTGTTGTGATCGAGGTGGCAGACAATGGCATCGGCATCGCTGCGGAAGACATTGGCAGAATTTTCGACGCCTTTGATCAGGGTAATCGGACGGTGACCCGGCAGTTTGGTGGTCTGGGGCTGGGGCTGGCCATCAGCAAGGCCATCGTTGAGTTGCATCACGGCACTCTCACGGCGGCAAGTGCAGGCCGGGATATGGGGGCGACCTTCACCCTTACGCTTCCCCTGTTTAAAGGGCATGCCGTCTCCGATCTGGTGCTGCCCGCCTGCCAGCCTTCATCAGCACCCGTTGCAACTTCTGCGAAGCCCGCTGGATTGCGCATTTTGCTTGTCGAGGATCATGAGGACACGCGGGAAGTCATGCGACAGCTCTTGCAGCGGCGTGGGCATGTGGTTCTTGTGGCTCGCAGTGTGGCCACGGCACTGGCGGTATTGGAAGATGGTGAGCCTGTGGATCTGCTGATCAGCGATTTGGGACTCCCCGATGGGAGTGGGTTGGACCTCATGAAATCCATCCGGGCCCGGCTGCCGCTCCGTGCAATTGCCCTAAGCGGTTACGGGATGGAGGATGATCACCGCCGGTCTCGTGAGGCGGGGTTTCAGGAACACCTGGTCAAGCCAGTGAATTTTTCCGATCTGCTGAAGGCGATCGACCGGCTGCGATAA
- a CDS encoding DUF456 domain-containing protein, whose product MVNWFQGLEIGHWMVWCLTVVLMLVGILGTVVPMLPGPVLLFVAGGLHTLLMPEHGMSLWGLGIMALLLAGTFAVDFLSGAVGSKWFGGSRWGFWGVLVGGIAGLFFGPLGLIFGPLIGGFAFEVFFAKKKFNPAMKATWGTVVGTTMGMVLKLGLSIAMVVCFLVDVFWW is encoded by the coding sequence ATGGTGAATTGGTTTCAGGGCCTGGAGATTGGGCACTGGATGGTGTGGTGCCTCACCGTGGTGCTGATGCTGGTCGGCATTCTGGGTACGGTGGTGCCCATGTTACCCGGCCCAGTGCTCCTCTTTGTCGCCGGTGGACTGCACACGCTGCTGATGCCGGAGCACGGGATGAGTCTCTGGGGCCTGGGCATCATGGCGCTATTGCTAGCGGGCACGTTTGCCGTGGATTTTCTCAGCGGAGCAGTTGGCTCCAAATGGTTTGGAGGCAGCCGCTGGGGATTCTGGGGCGTCTTGGTCGGCGGGATCGCAGGCCTGTTTTTTGGGCCATTGGGATTGATCTTTGGCCCTCTCATCGGTGGCTTTGCCTTTGAGGTTTTCTTTGCAAAAAAGAAATTCAACCCCGCCATGAAGGCGACATGGGGCACGGTGGTGGGGACTACCATGGGTATGGTGCTCAAGCTGGGGCTGAGCATCGCCATGGTGGTGTGCTTCCTGGTGGACGTGTTCTGGTGGTGA
- a CDS encoding nitroreductase family protein produces the protein MSEAALNPFQSITDHIRHRRSVKPADMDPGRPVGRGLLEALMENANQAPTHGMTEPWRFHVIQGAARADLATCMQAVYREIMPALEFREDKYRKITESTQLAPVIIAIVMARRGGAKIPELEEIEAVACAVQNLHLSASAAGLAGYWSTPALVYERQFADWLQLGPDDRCLGLFYLGWPKPGFVWPEGRRSPVQGKITWHGEATVE, from the coding sequence ATGTCCGAAGCTGCGCTCAATCCTTTCCAAAGCATCACTGATCACATCCGGCACCGTCGTTCCGTCAAACCAGCGGACATGGATCCCGGTCGGCCGGTGGGGCGGGGGCTCTTGGAGGCATTGATGGAGAATGCGAACCAGGCACCCACGCATGGGATGACGGAGCCCTGGAGGTTTCATGTCATACAGGGAGCCGCCCGCGCTGATCTCGCCACGTGCATGCAGGCTGTTTACCGGGAGATCATGCCCGCTTTGGAGTTTCGGGAGGACAAATACCGGAAAATAACGGAGAGCACCCAACTTGCGCCTGTCATCATCGCTATCGTCATGGCCCGTCGAGGGGGGGCTAAAATACCGGAGCTGGAGGAAATTGAGGCTGTCGCCTGTGCGGTGCAGAATCTGCATCTGAGTGCCAGTGCTGCGGGTCTGGCGGGCTATTGGTCCACCCCGGCCTTAGTGTATGAGCGGCAATTTGCCGACTGGTTGCAGTTGGGACCTGATGACCGTTGCTTGGGCCTGTTCTATCTGGGCTGGCCCAAGCCGGGGTTTGTGTGGCCGGAAGGTCGTCGCAGTCCTGTGCAAGGCAAGATCACCTGGCATGGAGAGGCCACCGTAGAATGA
- a CDS encoding redoxin domain-containing protein — MPLAVGTLAPDFTLKSKTADGLKDVTLSANFGSKNTVLLFFPLAFTGVCTQELCDITAGLGSYGDLNADVIAVSVDSPFAQEAWAQKEKISITLVSDLNKETTKAYDVLFPGLAGIGDTSARSAFVIDKDGVIQYSEQTPSPKELPNFEAVKAALASLS; from the coding sequence ATGCCTCTCGCAGTCGGTACCCTCGCCCCGGATTTCACGCTCAAGAGCAAGACCGCCGATGGTCTCAAAGATGTAACTTTGAGCGCCAATTTTGGCAGCAAGAACACCGTGCTGCTCTTCTTCCCTCTCGCATTCACCGGCGTCTGCACCCAGGAATTGTGTGACATCACTGCGGGCCTCGGCAGCTATGGTGATCTCAATGCCGACGTCATCGCCGTGAGCGTGGACAGCCCCTTTGCCCAAGAAGCCTGGGCCCAGAAGGAGAAAATCAGCATCACGCTGGTGAGCGACCTCAACAAGGAAACCACCAAGGCATACGACGTTCTTTTCCCGGGACTGGCTGGCATCGGCGACACCTCTGCACGCTCCGCCTTCGTCATCGACAAAGATGGAGTGATCCAGTACTCGGAGCAGACGCCTTCCCCAAAAGAGCTGCCCAACTTTGAAGCAGTGAAGGCCGCCCTCGCCTCCCTCTCTTGA
- the gatC gene encoding Asp-tRNA(Asn)/Glu-tRNA(Gln) amidotransferase subunit GatC, which yields MAHHIDIQHTAKLARLKLTDQEAVKYEAQLAKVLDYMETLEGHDLSGVELTAHATPIYDVWREDVPVEGLDRAEALANAPRKTAGQFLISRVVE from the coding sequence ATGGCCCATCACATCGACATTCAACACACCGCAAAGCTCGCCCGTCTCAAGCTGACCGACCAAGAGGCGGTAAAGTACGAGGCGCAGCTCGCCAAGGTGCTGGACTATATGGAGACTCTGGAAGGCCATGACCTGTCGGGTGTCGAATTGACCGCACACGCCACGCCGATCTATGACGTCTGGCGTGAAGATGTGCCCGTGGAAGGGCTGGACCGTGCTGAGGCTCTGGCCAACGCCCCCCGAAAAACCGCCGGGCAGTTCCTGATCTCCCGGGTCGTGGAATAG
- the gatA gene encoding Asp-tRNA(Asn)/Glu-tRNA(Gln) amidotransferase subunit GatA, giving the protein MSLAAQSIASLRKQLLSKEITPTDIVKDVLASIEKQDPTLKAYLSVDAERALADAANADISKPLGGIPIGIKDNINVKGAPCTCASKFLAENYTSPYNATCVNQLHAAGALTLGRLNMDEFAMGSSTENSAFFASRNPWDTERVPGGSSGGSASAVGGDIAIAALGSDTGGSIRQPSAFCGCVGLKPTYGRVSRYGLVAFASSLDQIGPITKTVEDAALVLNHLCGKDGRDSTSLDATVPDFTTGLGQDIKGLRFGLPKEYLVDGVDARIRSAVETAITHIQGLGGIVEEISLPHTDVGIATYYVIAPAEASTNLSRFDGVRYGHRAENTTDVLDHYLTTRAEGFGPEVKRRILLGTYVLSSGYYDAYYVKAQKARTLIRKDFDEAFKKVDIVLSPTTPELPFKLGAHSDDPLSIYLADLFTIPANLAGLPGISVPCGFVEDGGTALPVGLQMVGRALDEVTLLRAAHAYEQSTSWHLKKPR; this is encoded by the coding sequence GTGTCCCTCGCCGCTCAATCCATCGCCTCCCTCCGCAAGCAACTTCTCAGCAAGGAGATCACCCCTACGGACATCGTCAAGGATGTGCTGGCCTCTATTGAGAAACAGGATCCTACGCTCAAGGCTTACCTCTCTGTGGATGCCGAGCGTGCCTTGGCGGACGCGGCGAATGCGGACATCAGCAAGCCACTGGGAGGCATCCCCATCGGGATCAAGGACAACATCAATGTCAAAGGGGCACCCTGCACCTGCGCCTCCAAGTTCCTTGCTGAAAACTACACCTCACCGTACAACGCCACCTGCGTGAACCAGCTGCATGCAGCGGGTGCTCTGACCTTGGGCAGGCTGAACATGGACGAGTTCGCCATGGGCTCCTCCACCGAGAACTCCGCCTTCTTCGCAAGCCGGAACCCGTGGGACACAGAACGCGTGCCCGGCGGGTCCAGCGGCGGATCCGCGTCCGCGGTGGGTGGCGACATTGCCATCGCTGCCCTGGGCTCAGACACAGGCGGCTCCATCCGACAACCCTCGGCGTTCTGCGGATGCGTGGGGCTGAAGCCCACCTACGGCCGCGTATCCCGCTACGGTCTCGTGGCCTTTGCCTCATCGCTCGACCAGATTGGCCCCATCACCAAGACCGTCGAAGACGCCGCCCTGGTCCTCAATCATCTCTGTGGCAAAGACGGGCGTGACAGCACCTCGCTTGACGCGACCGTGCCCGACTTTACCACCGGTCTGGGGCAGGACATCAAAGGATTGCGCTTTGGCCTTCCCAAGGAATACCTCGTCGATGGAGTGGACGCCCGCATCCGCAGCGCGGTCGAGACCGCCATCACTCATATTCAAGGCTTGGGCGGCATCGTGGAAGAAATCAGCCTCCCTCACACGGACGTGGGGATTGCCACTTATTATGTCATCGCACCAGCCGAGGCCTCCACGAACCTCTCGCGTTTCGACGGTGTTCGCTACGGCCACCGTGCAGAGAACACTACAGACGTACTGGATCATTATCTCACGACACGTGCTGAGGGCTTTGGCCCCGAGGTGAAGCGACGCATCTTGCTCGGCACCTATGTGCTGAGTTCGGGGTATTACGATGCGTACTACGTGAAGGCTCAGAAGGCCCGCACCCTTATTCGCAAGGACTTCGACGAGGCGTTCAAGAAGGTGGACATCGTTCTCTCCCCCACCACTCCCGAGCTTCCATTCAAGCTCGGTGCCCACAGCGATGATCCGCTCTCCATCTACCTGGCAGACCTCTTCACCATCCCTGCCAACCTTGCCGGACTCCCCGGCATCAGCGTACCGTGCGGGTTCGTGGAAGATGGCGGCACCGCGTTGCCCGTAGGGCTCCAGATGGTCGGCCGGGCACTGGACGAGGTCACCCTACTCCGCGCTGCCCATGCCTATGAGCAGTCCACTTCCTGGCACTTGAAGAAGCCCCGGTAA
- a CDS encoding chemotaxis protein CheB: MIVEDSPVISMFLEHIISQDPRLQVVASVRSGEEALAVLDRVNPDVISLDIRLPGMNGLEVTRRIMSEHPTPIVVVSSSVEDEELNISMNALRIGALSVVQKPVGMSHHDYADLAATLCTKLFIMSQVRVIRQRYRVTWPGMPVPSPATMVPLPKAGRWRPTVIGMVASTGGPSALVRVLGDLSPAVKQPIVVVQHITPGFVRGFVNWLNDVLPDRVVIEGMAQMPLEEGMVYVAPADRHAVCVPGMRLGLLDTPAVCAQKPSGTVLFRSMSQVHGAKALGVLLTGMGEDGAVGLKEMCDSGGLTFAEHESSAVVYGMPGAAVRLGAAREVLPVSEIGPRLNVVCQSGEVSHA, from the coding sequence ATGATTGTCGAGGACTCTCCGGTGATCAGCATGTTCCTGGAGCACATCATCAGTCAGGATCCCCGGCTCCAGGTGGTCGCATCGGTCAGGAGTGGAGAGGAGGCCCTCGCGGTGCTGGATCGCGTGAATCCGGACGTGATCTCACTGGACATCCGCCTGCCGGGAATGAATGGCCTGGAGGTGACCCGCCGCATCATGTCGGAGCACCCGACACCCATCGTGGTTGTTTCCTCAAGTGTGGAAGATGAAGAGCTCAACATCTCCATGAATGCGTTGCGGATTGGGGCGCTTTCCGTCGTGCAAAAGCCGGTGGGCATGAGCCATCACGACTACGCCGACCTGGCTGCGACGCTGTGCACGAAGCTTTTCATCATGAGCCAGGTGCGCGTGATCCGGCAGCGGTATCGAGTCACCTGGCCAGGGATGCCCGTGCCCTCCCCGGCGACGATGGTTCCTCTGCCGAAAGCGGGGCGCTGGCGGCCGACTGTGATTGGCATGGTGGCCTCCACGGGAGGCCCGAGTGCGCTGGTCCGGGTTCTCGGGGATCTTTCTCCTGCGGTCAAACAACCGATCGTGGTGGTGCAACACATCACTCCGGGTTTTGTGCGCGGGTTTGTAAACTGGCTGAATGATGTGCTGCCTGACCGGGTGGTGATCGAAGGAATGGCCCAGATGCCGCTGGAAGAAGGCATGGTCTATGTGGCTCCTGCGGACCGGCATGCGGTGTGTGTGCCAGGCATGCGCCTCGGGCTGCTGGACACACCCGCTGTCTGTGCGCAGAAGCCTTCCGGGACGGTCTTGTTTCGATCCATGAGCCAGGTCCATGGTGCAAAGGCGCTTGGTGTGCTGCTCACGGGGATGGGGGAGGACGGCGCGGTGGGGTTAAAGGAAATGTGTGACTCCGGTGGGCTTACCTTTGCGGAGCATGAGTCCAGCGCCGTGGTGTACGGCATGCCGGGTGCGGCGGTGCGCCTGGGGGCGGCCCGCGAAGTATTGCCGGTTTCGGAAATCGGACCACGGCTCAATGTGGTCTGTCAGAGCGGGGAGGTTTCCCATGCCTGA